A region of Chelonia mydas isolate rCheMyd1 chromosome 7, rCheMyd1.pri.v2, whole genome shotgun sequence DNA encodes the following proteins:
- the LOC122466711 gene encoding zinc finger and SCAN domain-containing protein 20-like — MRERGHDRDALQCRVKVKELRDAYRKAREANGRSGAPATTCRFYKELDAILGGDPSSTPSTTTGTSEREKEEEESGSEGAGAGGDTLESLDACSQELFSSQEEGSQSQWPVLGGGQTEEQVPDATLRSQQSVLSLAERLERLRKRPRKSKEDMLQEVMQQSLKENPKNAGVEGKRKQDPPGKRSAPAAKHEAPAAKH; from the exons atgagggaaaggggccatgaccgggacgcactgcagtgcagggttaaagtgaaggagctgcgggaCGCCTACCGCAAAGCTCgcgaggcaaacggccgctcggGTGCTCCCGCCACGACCTGCcgattctacaaagagctggacgcgatacttgggggcgacccctcCTCCACTCCGAGCACCACCACGGGTACTTCAGAgcgggagaaggaggaggaggaaagtgggagtgagggtgctggggcggggggagacaccctggaatccctagatgcatgcagccaggagctcttctcaagtcaggaggaaggtagccagtcgcagtgGCCAGTACTTGGTGGAGGACAAACAGAAGAGCAGGTTCCTG atgcaaccttgagatctcagcagtCCGTGTTATCACTGGCCGAGAGACTGGAAAGACTCAGAAAGAGGCCACgaaaaagcaaagaagacatgctgcaaGAAGTGATGCAGCAATCTCTTAAAGAGAATCCAAAAAACGCAGGAGTGGAGGGAAAGCGAAAGCAGGATCCACCAGGAAAACGCAGTGCACCGGCGGCAAAGCACGaagctccggcagcaaagcactaa